The following proteins come from a genomic window of Flavobacterium crocinum:
- a CDS encoding TonB-dependent receptor — protein sequence MKKFIIALILGFSGILSAQNSVSGTVTDNQNNPLPGVSVYAPEIHKGTTTDANGKYELNNLPNGSLRLAFTYVGYANQNKTIVKLLKQNTLDITLEESILEMDEVVVSTPFNKLQSQNVMKIEHESIKTLQQKGTSTLIEGLATIPGVSQISTGTSIGKPVIRGLSGNRVLVYSQGVRIENQQFGDEHGLGLNDAGIESVEVIKGPASLLYGSDALGGVLYFNPEKFADAGDFKANFSQKYFTNTQGSNSSIGLKTSTDNWKFLARGSYNTHSDYKIADGDRVTNSRYNETDFKTGIGYSNSTFSSVLRYNYNKLDIGIPEDGIAEQSSSKDTQFPRQGIFNHLLSLNNVIFFENSKLDVDLGYIANDRSEFEDSNEASLHMKLNTFNYNAKYHFPKLGKIETIVGVQGMHQTNKNSGEEYLIPDATTNDFGVFGTANYEWNNSVLQAGLRFDNRNVNSIAHGTEGEEGYFQALDRSFDSFNASLGYKTKLAEPLTLRLNVATGFRAPNLAELTSNGVHEGTNRYEIGNANLKTEQNVQTDLNLEYKNSHFEFFVNGFYNHVNNYIYTSPTGEVLEDNDVFAYVQDNAQLYGGEVGLHFHPHPLDWLHFETSFETVTGKKDNDDYLPLIPANNWNNTLRTEFNIKNWLSEGFASLNVSSTFSQDNVSGFETASKGYTLVNLGFGGTVKLGKTAFDINLNGNNLFDKKYIAHLSRLKTDGIPNIGRNIVLGVNFNL from the coding sequence ATGAAAAAATTTATAATTGCCCTTATTTTAGGGTTCTCGGGCATTCTATCTGCTCAAAATTCGGTTTCTGGTACTGTAACCGATAATCAAAATAATCCATTACCTGGCGTTTCTGTATATGCACCTGAAATTCACAAAGGAACAACTACAGATGCAAACGGGAAATATGAATTAAACAATCTTCCAAACGGAAGTCTTAGACTTGCTTTTACTTATGTTGGCTACGCTAATCAGAATAAAACTATCGTAAAATTACTAAAACAGAATACTTTAGACATTACACTTGAAGAATCTATCTTAGAAATGGATGAAGTAGTGGTTTCTACTCCATTCAATAAATTGCAATCACAAAATGTAATGAAAATCGAGCACGAAAGTATCAAAACATTACAGCAAAAAGGAACCTCAACTTTAATTGAAGGTCTGGCTACAATTCCCGGAGTTTCACAGATTTCGACTGGAACTTCTATTGGAAAACCTGTAATTCGTGGATTGAGCGGTAACCGTGTTTTAGTATATTCTCAAGGTGTTCGTATCGAAAATCAGCAATTTGGAGACGAACATGGTTTAGGTTTAAACGATGCCGGAATCGAAAGTGTTGAAGTGATTAAAGGGCCAGCTTCTTTATTATACGGTTCCGATGCTTTAGGTGGAGTTTTATACTTTAATCCTGAAAAATTTGCTGATGCAGGCGATTTTAAAGCAAATTTCAGTCAAAAATATTTTACCAATACACAAGGAAGCAATTCTTCAATCGGATTAAAAACATCGACAGACAACTGGAAATTCTTAGCTCGCGGAAGTTACAATACGCATTCTGATTACAAAATTGCTGACGGAGATCGCGTAACGAATTCACGTTATAACGAAACCGATTTTAAAACCGGAATTGGATACAGCAACTCTACTTTTTCTAGTGTTTTAAGATACAATTACAACAAACTGGATATTGGAATTCCGGAAGACGGAATTGCAGAACAATCTTCAAGCAAAGACACTCAATTTCCAAGACAAGGAATTTTCAATCATTTATTGAGTTTAAACAATGTTATCTTTTTTGAAAACTCTAAACTGGATGTTGATTTGGGTTATATTGCCAATGACAGAAGCGAATTTGAAGACAGCAACGAAGCTTCTCTTCACATGAAACTGAATACTTTCAATTACAATGCAAAATATCATTTTCCTAAACTCGGAAAAATTGAAACAATTGTTGGTGTTCAGGGAATGCATCAAACCAACAAAAATTCCGGTGAAGAGTATTTAATTCCGGATGCTACAACTAATGATTTTGGTGTATTTGGAACAGCTAACTACGAATGGAACAACAGTGTTTTACAAGCCGGATTGCGTTTTGACAATAGAAACGTCAATTCAATAGCTCACGGAACTGAAGGTGAAGAAGGTTATTTCCAGGCTTTGGATCGTTCTTTTGACAGTTTTAATGCTTCTTTAGGCTATAAAACAAAATTGGCTGAACCGTTGACACTTCGTTTAAATGTTGCTACAGGATTTAGAGCGCCAAACTTAGCTGAATTAACTTCAAACGGTGTTCACGAAGGAACTAACAGATACGAAATTGGAAATGCGAATCTGAAAACAGAACAAAACGTTCAGACCGATTTAAACTTAGAATACAAAAATTCGCACTTTGAATTCTTCGTAAACGGATTTTACAATCATGTAAACAATTATATCTACACTTCGCCAACTGGAGAAGTTTTAGAAGACAATGATGTTTTTGCTTATGTTCAGGATAATGCACAATTGTACGGTGGTGAAGTTGGTCTGCACTTTCACCCGCATCCTTTAGACTGGTTGCATTTTGAAACAAGTTTTGAAACGGTTACCGGAAAAAAGGACAATGACGATTATCTGCCTTTAATTCCTGCAAATAATTGGAATAATACGCTTAGAACTGAATTTAATATCAAAAATTGGTTAAGTGAAGGTTTTGCTTCGCTAAATGTTTCTTCAACTTTTAGCCAGGATAATGTAAGTGGTTTTGAAACTGCTTCAAAAGGCTATACTTTGGTAAATTTAGGTTTTGGAGGAACTGTTAAATTAGGAAAAACGGCTTTTGACATTAACCTAAACGGAAACAATTTATTTGACAAAAAATATATTGCACACCTTTCAAGACTGAAAACAGACGGCATTCCAAACATTGGTAGAAATATCGTTTTGGGAGTTAACTTCAACTTATAA
- a CDS encoding porin family protein, with protein MRIIFSCLFLLTFFSSFAQEEVKPEVKPVIKIDSLYREDQFYFSVTYNMFTDIPIDFKQNKFSLGLSGGFLRDMPVNKSRTVAIAAGLGLSYQNYNQNLTISRDGQGAIIYGVNNSSEFVSNRYRQYSIDLPIEFRWRNSTYESTKFWRIYGGVKLSYIFSSTSLLDDGENNYKINNNKDINKFQYGPYLAAGYNTWNVYLYYGLSPLFNSATTLSGEKINMKTLNAGLIFYIL; from the coding sequence ATGCGAATTATTTTTAGCTGCCTGTTTTTACTCACTTTTTTCAGCTCTTTTGCACAAGAAGAGGTTAAACCTGAAGTAAAACCGGTAATAAAAATAGATTCTTTGTATCGGGAAGATCAGTTTTATTTTTCGGTTACTTATAATATGTTTACCGATATTCCAATTGACTTTAAACAGAATAAATTTTCTTTGGGTCTTTCCGGAGGTTTTCTTCGTGATATGCCGGTTAATAAATCCAGAACAGTTGCAATTGCAGCCGGATTGGGATTAAGTTATCAAAATTATAATCAGAATTTAACGATTTCAAGAGATGGGCAAGGAGCAATTATATACGGAGTAAATAACTCCAGTGAATTTGTTTCAAACCGTTACAGACAATATTCCATAGATCTTCCAATAGAATTCAGATGGCGAAATTCAACCTACGAAAGCACTAAATTCTGGCGTATTTATGGTGGTGTAAAATTGAGTTATATTTTTTCGAGCACCTCTCTTTTAGATGATGGTGAAAACAATTATAAAATTAATAATAACAAGGATATCAATAAGTTTCAGTATGGCCCTTATTTGGCTGCAGGATATAATACTTGGAACGTATATCTTTATTATGGTTTAAGTCCGTTGTTTAATTCTGCGACCACTTTGTCTGGAGAAAAAATCAACATGAAAACTTTAAATGCAGGATTGATTTTTTATATTTTATAG
- a CDS encoding bifunctional UDP-N-acetylmuramoyl-tripeptide:D-alanyl-D-alanine ligase/alanine racemase: protein MSLNLKSLISVLNAKCEGLENDVFIDHISIDSRSLQNGSQTLFFALTGVNNDAHLFIPDLIEKGVQNFVVHYIPKELPGKANFLVVENTLDALQEFAAYYRNLFHFPIIGLTGSNGKTIVKEWLNFLLSPDYNIIRSPKSYNSQVGVPLSVIAINEKHNLGIFEAGISTVNEMAKLEKIIKPNIGVLTNIGSAHDEGFLNLVQKIDEKLLLFKDCPVIIYQKTEVVDSCLTQFAAEYMMHPRKLFSWSFTDKSADVFILKKESKNDHTNIQYQYQNETFALEIPFSDSASIENAISCLLVLLHFKYDQTTIQNRIEMLYPVRMRLEVKNGINNCSIIDDSYSSDFQSLKIALDFLESQTKKNASKTVILSDIFQSGFSNEELYSKVAQLIVDNKINRVIGIGATISSFAAKFPNSQMFQNTAAFIQSIESLNFQNETILIKGARSFEFEEIVSLLEEKTHETVLEINLDAISHNFNYFKSKLAPNVKMMVMVKAFGYGNGGLEIAKLLEHHKVDYLGVAFADEGISLKNGGIKLPIMVLNPESTSFPSIIQYQLEPEIYSIKGLNAFLKIAREKKLKDFPIHIKIDTGMHRLGFEENTIEELIETLKGNSTVRVQSILSHLATSDDPKHYDFVNKQIALFEKLSSRLMNELNINPIRHILNTSGISNFPDSQYNMVRLGIGLYGVSNDPAEQKYLENVGTLKSIISQVRNIPAGDSVGYGRRFMANKETKIATIPIGYADGISRLWGNEVGFVNIKNQKAPIVGSVCMDMLMVNVSEIDCKEGDPVIIFGESPTVIEMAEALKTIPYEIMTSISQRVKRVFFR, encoded by the coding sequence ATGAGCCTAAACTTAAAAAGCCTGATTTCAGTACTTAACGCTAAATGTGAAGGTCTGGAAAATGATGTTTTCATTGATCATATTTCAATAGACAGCCGTTCTCTTCAAAACGGATCTCAAACCTTGTTTTTTGCTTTGACAGGAGTTAACAACGATGCTCATTTATTTATTCCTGATTTAATAGAAAAAGGAGTTCAGAATTTTGTTGTGCACTACATTCCAAAAGAATTGCCGGGAAAAGCTAATTTTCTTGTTGTCGAGAATACGCTTGATGCCTTACAGGAATTTGCCGCATATTATAGAAATCTTTTTCATTTTCCCATAATCGGATTGACAGGAAGTAACGGAAAAACCATTGTAAAAGAATGGCTTAATTTCTTGTTAAGCCCCGATTATAATATTATTAGAAGTCCTAAAAGCTATAACTCTCAAGTTGGTGTGCCACTTTCAGTAATTGCAATTAATGAAAAACACAATTTAGGGATTTTTGAAGCTGGAATTTCTACAGTTAATGAAATGGCAAAACTGGAGAAAATCATTAAGCCTAATATTGGTGTTTTAACCAATATTGGTTCTGCTCATGATGAAGGATTTTTAAATTTAGTACAAAAGATTGATGAAAAATTACTTTTGTTTAAAGACTGTCCAGTAATAATCTATCAAAAAACAGAAGTTGTAGATTCGTGTCTCACGCAGTTTGCGGCAGAATATATGATGCATCCGCGAAAACTTTTTTCATGGAGTTTTACAGATAAAAGTGCCGATGTTTTTATTTTAAAGAAAGAAAGTAAAAACGATCACACCAATATTCAGTATCAATATCAAAATGAAACTTTTGCTTTAGAAATTCCGTTTAGCGATTCGGCTTCTATAGAAAATGCGATTTCTTGCCTATTGGTTTTACTGCATTTCAAATACGATCAAACAACGATTCAAAACCGAATTGAGATGTTGTATCCCGTTAGAATGCGTTTGGAAGTGAAGAACGGAATTAACAATTGCAGTATAATTGATGATAGTTATAGTTCTGATTTTCAATCACTAAAAATTGCTTTGGACTTCTTGGAGAGTCAAACGAAAAAAAACGCCTCAAAAACAGTTATTTTATCAGACATTTTCCAAAGCGGTTTTTCGAATGAAGAATTGTATTCTAAAGTAGCACAGTTAATTGTGGATAATAAAATTAATCGTGTAATTGGTATTGGAGCAACTATTTCTTCTTTTGCAGCTAAATTTCCAAACAGCCAAATGTTTCAAAATACAGCTGCTTTTATACAATCTATTGAAAGTTTGAATTTTCAAAACGAAACAATCTTAATAAAAGGAGCAAGGTCTTTTGAGTTCGAAGAAATTGTTTCGCTATTGGAAGAGAAAACGCATGAAACAGTTCTTGAAATTAATCTGGATGCCATTAGTCATAACTTCAATTATTTTAAATCAAAACTGGCTCCAAATGTCAAAATGATGGTAATGGTAAAAGCTTTTGGTTATGGAAATGGCGGACTGGAAATCGCAAAATTATTAGAACATCATAAAGTAGATTATTTAGGTGTGGCTTTCGCCGATGAAGGAATATCATTGAAAAATGGCGGTATAAAATTGCCGATTATGGTTCTAAATCCGGAATCGACTAGTTTTCCATCAATCATACAATATCAATTAGAACCTGAAATTTACAGCATAAAAGGTTTAAATGCGTTTTTGAAAATCGCCCGGGAAAAGAAACTCAAAGATTTCCCAATTCACATTAAGATCGATACCGGAATGCATCGTTTAGGTTTTGAAGAAAATACAATTGAAGAATTGATTGAAACATTAAAAGGAAATTCAACCGTTCGGGTTCAAAGTATTCTTTCGCATTTAGCTACAAGCGATGATCCAAAACATTATGATTTTGTCAATAAACAAATTGCATTATTCGAGAAATTGTCTTCCCGATTAATGAACGAATTAAATATAAACCCAATTCGACATATTTTAAATACTTCCGGAATCAGTAATTTTCCGGATTCTCAATACAATATGGTACGTTTAGGAATCGGTTTGTACGGTGTTTCCAACGATCCGGCAGAACAAAAATATCTGGAAAACGTTGGGACTTTAAAATCAATTATTTCTCAGGTCCGCAATATTCCTGCAGGAGACAGCGTAGGTTATGGACGCCGATTTATGGCAAATAAAGAAACTAAAATTGCCACAATCCCGATTGGTTATGCAGACGGAATTTCCAGATTATGGGGAAATGAAGTTGGATTTGTAAACATAAAAAATCAAAAAGCACCCATTGTAGGTAGTGTTTGCATGGACATGCTGATGGTAAACGTTTCAGAAATTGACTGCAAAGAAGGTGATCCGGTAATTATTTTTGGCGAAAGCCCAACCGTTATTGAGATGGCAGAAGCTTTAAAAACAATTCCGTACGAGATTATGACCAGTATTTCGCAACGAGTAAAACGGGTATTTTTTAGATAA
- the mscL gene encoding large conductance mechanosensitive channel protein MscL codes for MGFFSEFKEFAMKGNVVDLAVGVIIGAAFGKIVSSFIEDVITPLLLKPALDAANLSTIEQLTAFGGVKYGLFLSAVINFIIVAFVLFLIIKAMNHAKKKDVAPPPPVGPTQEELLIQIRDLLKNK; via the coding sequence ATGGGATTTTTTTCAGAATTTAAGGAATTTGCAATGAAAGGCAACGTGGTTGACCTGGCTGTCGGGGTGATCATTGGAGCTGCTTTTGGTAAAATTGTCAGCTCATTTATTGAAGATGTAATTACGCCATTGTTGTTGAAACCGGCTTTAGATGCTGCGAATTTGTCGACAATTGAACAATTAACCGCTTTTGGAGGTGTAAAGTACGGATTGTTTCTATCGGCAGTAATTAACTTTATTATCGTTGCTTTTGTTTTATTCCTGATCATTAAAGCGATGAACCATGCTAAAAAGAAAGATGTTGCACCACCGCCTCCGGTCGGACCAACTCAGGAAGAATTATTGATACAGATCAGAGATTTATTGAAAAATAAATAA